One Acipenser ruthenus chromosome 33, fAciRut3.2 maternal haplotype, whole genome shotgun sequence genomic region harbors:
- the LOC131704951 gene encoding keratin, type I cytoskeletal 19-like translates to MASAALDRSRIRSWSSSSQNASSQTQASSTRIRSRLSTARKAPSVHGGAGGYGTRISRSSSTGDLYQNGFTEGFLQVSWKQTMQNLNDRLGTYLEKVHSLESANSHLEVKIRKFYEKQAPMVGKDLSGYYKTISELRKQISDSSLHVTKIMIQIDNAKLTAGDFRTKYENEFALRRSVEGDIAGLRKFLDDLTLMKADLEMEIERLREDIVYLKKSHDEDLLALRSQLSGKVFVEVDSAPGVDLGKIIGEIREQYESVVTKNMREVETWFRTQTAALSQQLTTHTTEIQTSKSTISELRRTFQAMEIELQSVHSVKYKLVATVKETKARYGAQLSQLQVIINKLQSELMQLRTETERQGNEYKMLLDIKTRLEMEIVEYRRLLDGESSMETKTQTITQVDSSSSIKTNKVTEEVSKEVVVDPVMMRRVKIITQEVVDGKVMSEKLEEMEQQL, encoded by the exons ATGGCATCTGCTGCGCTTGACAGAAGTAGGATACGCTCTTGGAGCAGCTCCAGCCAGAATGCCAGTAGCCAAACCCAGGCCAGCTCCACCAGGATCAGAAGCAGGCTGTCGACCGCTAGAAAAGCCCCCAGCGTGCACGGAGGGGCAGGGGGCTACGGCACTCGCATCTCCCGCTCCTCCAGCACGGGAGACCTCTACCAGAATGGATTCACAGAGGGGTTTCTCCAAGTCAGTTGGAAGCAGACCATGCAAAACCTCAATGATCGTCTGGGCACCTACCTGGAGAAG GTCCACTCCCTGGAGTCAGCCAATTCACACCTTGAGGTGAAGATCCGGAAGTTCTATGAAAAGCAAGCTCCAATGGTCGGCAAGGATCTGAGTGGCTACTACAAGACCATCTCTGAGCTCCGCAAACAG ATTAGCGATTCATCCTTGCACGTCACCAAAATTATGATCCAGATTGACAATGCCAAACTGACGGCGGGGGACTTCAGGACCAA GTACGAGAACGAGTTTGCGCTGAGGCGCTCAGTCGAAGGTGACATCGCTGGGCTTCGCAAGTTCCTGGACGACCTGACCCTGATGAAAGCTGATCTGGAGATGGAGATTGAGAGACTGAGGGAGGATATCGTCTACCTCAAGAAGAGCCACGATGAG GATTTGCTGGCCTTGCGTTCTCAGCTGTCGGGCAAAGTCTTTGTGGAGGTGGACTCTGCTCCCGGAGTCGACCTGGGGAAGATCATAGGCGAGATCAGAGAGCAGTACGAGAGTGTAGTGACCAAGAACATGCGTGAGGTGGAGACTTGGTTCAGGACTCAG ACAGCGGCGTTGAGCCAACAGCTCACAACCCATACCACCGAGATTCAGACCTCCAAGAGCACGATCTCTGAACTGAGACGCACCTTCCAGGCAATGGAAATTGAGCTGCAGTCTGTGCACAGCGTG AAATACAAACTAGTGGCCACTGTGAAAGAGACAAAGGCCCGCTATGGGGCACAGCTGAGCCAGCTGCAAGTGATCATCAACAAGCTGCAGAGTGAACTGATGCAGCTCCGAACTGAAACGGAGCGTCAGGGAAATGAGTACAAGATGCTGCTGGACATCAAGACCCGTCTGGAGATGGAGATCGTGGAGTACCGGCGTCTGCTGGACGGAGAGTCGAGCAT GGAAACCAAGACACAGACCATAACCCAGGTTGACTCATCCTCAAGTATCAAAACCAACAAGGTGACAGAGGAAGTCTCTAAGGAAGTTGTAG TGGATCCCGTGATGATGCGCAGGGTGAAGATCATCACCCAGGAGGTTGTGGACGGGAAGGTCATGTCAGAGAAATTGGAAGAGATGGAGCAGCAGTTATAG